The following DNA comes from Rhodanobacter sp. AS-Z3.
TTCCCGCCCCGCCACCGGCGTACAACTTTGCCGTGCTGCCTACGGTAGAGGCGCGCGATGCGTTCACGCTGGCCAAGCAAGACGATCGCGCCTATCGGCAGGCTGATGACTATCGCGATATTGCGTTGCCACGGAACAGCGCGATGGGACCGGCGGTGGCACTGATCGGTTTTCTACTCGCGTTTGGCCTGGTCTGGCACATCGGCTGGATGATCATCTTGTCGTTTCTCGCTGCCGTTGGCAGCATGATCATTCACGGCTTTGCACGACACACTGATCGAATCGTTACTGCCAACGAGGTACGTACCGAGCATCGTGCCTGGCTGGATGCGGTAGCGCAGACCCGCGCCGTAACCCGTGAGCGCGAGTGCAGCGTTGCCAACCGTGGTCTGGCCACGCAAGACCACGCTGGGGTGAGTCGATGAACCTGCAGGTCACGCAGCCGCCGGAATTCAATCTCGGATCGGAATTCGCAAAAGCAGATCCGATCGCCGAAAAAGTCATGTTCGGCTTCTGGGCGTTCTTGATGAGCGACGCCATTCTGTTCGGGATGGTGTTTGCCACCTACGTGACATCGCTCCACGGCATGGCAGGTGGACCCGGACCACGGCAGCTGTATGACCTCAACAGCATCTTCATTGAAACCTTGCTGCTGTTGATCAGCAGCTTCACCTTCGGCATGGCGTCGCTGGCGCTCAAGTACCAGCACCGCCGCACCAGACTGGTCGGCTGGCTGCTGCTCACGTTGTTGCTCGGGGTGGCATTTCTGTGCCTGGAACTGCACGACTTCGCCAGCATGTTTGCCAAGGGCGGCGTACCCACGCGCAGCGGTTTCCTGTCGGCATTCTTCGGCCTGGTCCCGCTGCACGGACTGCACGTCGCCGCTGGTTGTATCTGGTTGATCGCCCTGCTCGGCCAGCTCGCCCGCTACGGGCTGGATACCGCGACCCAACTCGGCATCAAGCGGCTGGCACTGTTCTGGCACTTCCTCGACATTATCTGGATTGCCATTTTTTCCGTGGTTTATCTGGCGGGGCTGGCATGACTGAGACGGTGAAATCCGCTTCGCACGAAGCCCCTGTGGCAGACCAGGAACGCCGTGAGTTCCACGCCTACGTGTGGGGTTTGGGCTTGGCATTGCTGCTCACCGTGGCGGCGTTTGCGCTGGTATCAAAAACCCTGCCGCTCTCACACGTTCTCTTGCTGGGAATTATCGGCGCACTGGGTCTGCTGCAAATGGCCGTCCACTTCCGCTGCTTCCTGCATATCGGCTTCAGGCGGCAGCGGGAGGATCTTCTGCTGATCCTGTTTTCCACTCTGCTGTTGATCATCATGGTGGGCGGAACGATCTGGATCATGGCCAGTCTGGCAGTTCGCATGGCTCCTTGATGGAAACGTCCGGATTAGGCATGCCGTGCTCCCTGCGCATCCGAACGACGGCTGGTGCTGGAGTCCAGCGAGGTTCCGGCCATCGCAAGAGACTGCCTATCAGCATCATTGGAAGAATCGAATGGCTTGCCCGCCACCTTGCGGGCAGACTGCAAGAACGTACTCCCGCCAGCTTCTGACCAAAGGACGCACGCCATGTCAAAGTCCGACAACGCCGCCAACGGCGGCTCGACCACCGGCTCCGGTGCCCCCGCCATCAGCGATCGCAACTCGCTGACCGTCGGTCCGAACGGCCCGATCCTGCTGCACGACGTGCATTTCCTCGAACAGATGGCGCACTTCAACCGCGAGAAAGTGCCCGAGCGGCAGCCGCACGCCAAGGGCGCTGGCGCGTTCGGCGTGCTGGAAGTCACCGAAGACGTATCGCGTTACACCAAGGCTGCGCTGTTCCAGAAAGGTGCGAGTACCGACATGCTGGCGCGCTTCTCCACGGTCGCCGGCGAGTCCGGCAGCCCCGATACCTGGCGCGACGTGCGCGGCTTCTCGCTGAAGTTCTACACCGACGAAGGCAACTACGACCTGGTCGGCAATAACACGCCGGTGTTCTTCATCCGTGATCCGATCAAGTTTCCGCACTTCATCCGCAGCCAGAAACGGCTGCCGGATTCGGGGCTGCGCGACAACCACATGCAATGGGATTTCTGGACCAGCAACCCGGAAACCGCGCACCAGGTCACCTACGTGATGGGCGAGCGCGGCCTGCCGCGCACCTGGCGGCACATGAACGGCTACGGTTCGCACACCTATATGTGGATCAATGCCGCCGGCGAAAAGTTCTGGGTGAAGTACCACTTCCACACCCGCCAGGGCATGGCGTTCTTCAATAACGCCGAAGCCGCCGCGATGGCTGGCGAGAACGCCGACTTCCACCGCGCCGACCTGTTCAACGCGATCAAGCGCGGCGAGCATCCGGTGTGGGATCTGTCCGTACAGGTCATGCCTTACGCCGAAGCGAAGGGTTACCATTTCAATCCGTTCGACCTCACCAAGACCTGGGCGCACAAGGATTACCCGCTGATCAAGGTCGGTACGATGACCTTGAACCGCAACCCGGAAAACTTCTTCGCGCAGATCGAGCAAGCCGCGTTCTCACCGGGCAACACCGTACCCGGCATCGGCCTGTCGCCCGACAAGATGCTGCTCGGCCGCGCGTTCGCCTATGCCGACGCGCAGCGCAATCGCATCGGCACCAACTTCCATCAGTTGCCGGTCAACCAGCCGAAGGTGCCGATGAACACCTACATGTTCGACGGTCAGATGGCCTACCACCACAGCGGCAACGCACCGGTGCACGCGCCGAACAGTGGCGGCCGCCCGTGGTCCGATGAAACCGGTCCGGTGGCCGACGGCTGGGAGACCGATGGCGAGATGGTGCGCAGCGCCTACACCCTGCATGCGGAAGACGACGACTTCGGCCAGGCCGGCACCTTGGTGCGCACCATCTGGAACGATGCCCAACGCACCCAGTTCGTCGACCAGGTCGCCGGCAGCCTGCTTGGCGGCGTACGCAGTCCGGTGCTGGAGCGTGCGTTCGAGTACTGGAATAACGTGGACGCCAGTATCGGCCAGCGAATCGAAGACAAGGTGCGTGCCGGCAAGGCTGCGGACCCGGCCGAGGGTATGGGCGAGGGCTGAGTGGAACGAAAAATAGGGCCGGTTCGTCCACTTGGCGAACCGACGCTACTTGCCCCGCGGGACTTCCAGCAACGGTCCGTGTCGGCATCGAAGAAGACGAACGTCGCGGCACGAGCGGTGGCCTGCGCGGCACAGTCGTTGTGGGACGCCCGATGCGCTGAATGGGGACTGCCGAAAATTCAGTGCTCCAAACGGTCACCATGCGCTCGTGCCTGCGAGGTACCGAACAGCGCGCTCGCCGCGTAATCGAGATAGGCAATACTGGCGCTATCGAAACGCATGCATTTGCTGGCGCGAAGAGTGGCGAAGTCGAATGCATCGGTCGCATCGGAGGGCTCCATCGCACGCGCTAGCATCCGCGCCTCCGCAAGCTGCCCCCGGTCTGCGTTACGCCCGTAACCCCTCCTTCCTGCTCTGCCTCGATGTGGGGAGACCCTCCGAAGTAGTGACTCAATGCCGCGATTCGTGCACGTTCCGTGGGCGAGCCATTCACCGGCAGCAGCGGACTCAAGACCTCTTCGCGCCAGTCGGCAAGGCCGCCCGGCACGAACACTGCGTGGATGACGCCGAGCGAGCGCAACATGACCCAGGCTTGGGCGGCGTGCGCCCCCTCCTGCGAGTAAAGGACGATGGTCTGGTCGGGCGCAAAGTGTGACCTCGCCAACTGGTCGATCGGCACGTTCTCGGCGCTCGGAATGGCATAGTCGCGAAACTCGGCCGGCGAGCGCACGTCGATGACGCGTAGACCCGGTCGGCGATCGCGTATCCATTCGGCAAGCTGGCGTGCACTGACATGGTCGGAGCCTTCGTCGATCGCCCGGGCGATGGAATCCAGATCAAGCCCTCGCTGCGTCGTGCGAGAGGGGCTGCCTGCAAAAGGCGCCACCAGCCCCAAGGCAAGCGCGCCGATTCCCAACCCTCGCACAAGTTTCATCGTGCTGCCTCCCGCTTCGCGATCCACGCCAACATCGAGATGGCGATTACCGTGACCAGCGCGACCACGACTCCGTAAGGCAGGCCCGTGAGGCGCTGAAGCGTCAGCGGACCGTGTGGCGTCGAGCGGTAGAAAGGTTCGATCGCAGGGAAGGCCAAGCCGACAAGCAAGACGCCAGCGAACAGCCCGAGCATCGTCGCAGCACCTTCGATGCGGCCGCTGGCCAATGCCACGCAGGACGTGCCCGGGCACAGGCCACTCAGCACGAAGCCGAGTCCGAAGACCAGACCGCCGACCAGTTGCGGCAGCAGATAAGTTTCGGGCACATAGAACGTACCAGGATCGAACATGCCCAGCCGGCCGCCCCAAAAAACACCGAGCATCGCGGTCAGCATGGCGCTCAGCATCACCTTGAGGACGGTGAAATCCCGCAGGTAAAACTGGCCGGCGAGCTTCGGTGGATCGCCCAGGCCGGCGCGTTCGAGTGCCCAGCCAAACGCCATGCCGATGCCTCCCGCGATCAGCAAGTCGTTCATGACCAGAGCCTGCGAAACATCGGCGCCACGAGGAATCCGGCGAGGAACAACGCCACCATGAAGATCCAGGCACCGACACTGAGCATCGTGCCGCCACTCAATGCGAGGCCACTGGTGCAGCCTCGCGCCAACGCCGCACCAACACCCATCAACATGCCGCCTCCGATGCCAGCAGAAAGCAGGGCGCCGGACGGACGCACGGCGCGGACGAAGGTCAGGCGGATTCGCCCTGCCAGAGCAGCCGATACGGCTGCACCGACCATCACACCGAGAATTTCGACGACAAGCCA
Coding sequences within:
- a CDS encoding cytochrome c oxidase subunit 3; translation: MNLQVTQPPEFNLGSEFAKADPIAEKVMFGFWAFLMSDAILFGMVFATYVTSLHGMAGGPGPRQLYDLNSIFIETLLLLISSFTFGMASLALKYQHRRTRLVGWLLLTLLLGVAFLCLELHDFASMFAKGGVPTRSGFLSAFFGLVPLHGLHVAAGCIWLIALLGQLARYGLDTATQLGIKRLALFWHFLDIIWIAIFSVVYLAGLA
- a CDS encoding cytochrome C oxidase subunit IV family protein, giving the protein MALLLTVAAFALVSKTLPLSHVLLLGIIGALGLLQMAVHFRCFLHIGFRRQREDLLLILFSTLLLIIMVGGTIWIMASLAVRMAP
- a CDS encoding catalase, which encodes MSKSDNAANGGSTTGSGAPAISDRNSLTVGPNGPILLHDVHFLEQMAHFNREKVPERQPHAKGAGAFGVLEVTEDVSRYTKAALFQKGASTDMLARFSTVAGESGSPDTWRDVRGFSLKFYTDEGNYDLVGNNTPVFFIRDPIKFPHFIRSQKRLPDSGLRDNHMQWDFWTSNPETAHQVTYVMGERGLPRTWRHMNGYGSHTYMWINAAGEKFWVKYHFHTRQGMAFFNNAEAAAMAGENADFHRADLFNAIKRGEHPVWDLSVQVMPYAEAKGYHFNPFDLTKTWAHKDYPLIKVGTMTLNRNPENFFAQIEQAAFSPGNTVPGIGLSPDKMLLGRAFAYADAQRNRIGTNFHQLPVNQPKVPMNTYMFDGQMAYHHSGNAPVHAPNSGGRPWSDETGPVADGWETDGEMVRSAYTLHAEDDDFGQAGTLVRTIWNDAQRTQFVDQVAGSLLGGVRSPVLERAFEYWNNVDASIGQRIEDKVRAGKAADPAEGMGEG
- a CDS encoding rhodanese-like domain-containing protein, whose protein sequence is MKLVRGLGIGALALGLVAPFAGSPSRTTQRGLDLDSIARAIDEGSDHVSARQLAEWIRDRRPGLRVIDVRSPAEFRDYAIPSAENVPIDQLARSHFAPDQTIVLYSQEGAHAAQAWVMLRSLGVIHAVFVPGGLADWREEVLSPLLPVNGSPTERARIAALSHYFGGSPHIEAEQEGGVTGVTQTGGSLRRRGC
- a CDS encoding YeeE/YedE thiosulfate transporter family protein; amino-acid sequence: MNDLLIAGGIGMAFGWALERAGLGDPPKLAGQFYLRDFTVLKVMLSAMLTAMLGVFWGGRLGMFDPGTFYVPETYLLPQLVGGLVFGLGFVLSGLCPGTSCVALASGRIEGAATMLGLFAGVLLVGLAFPAIEPFYRSTPHGPLTLQRLTGLPYGVVVALVTVIAISMLAWIAKREAAR
- a CDS encoding YeeE/YedE thiosulfate transporter family protein; the protein is MPALRPYADPHATGVCLGLVLLACFALTGQGLGASGAFASVASGVVVAVSPETAVHSAYFHSYLQHGSPWTAWLVVEILGVMVGAAVSAALAGRIRLTFVRAVRPSGALLSAGIGGGMLMGVGAALARGCTSGLALSGGTMLSVGAWIFMVALFLAGFLVAPMFRRLWS